ATATCAGCGCTAAGGTGAAAGAAGTGATGGGGTGCTGATGAATTGCTAAACTGTTAAGTCCGTCGTGCGTTATGCGTATTGCGTTGTGCGCTATGCGCTGTGCGCTTTGCGTTTTGACGCTTTTAAATCCCGTTTTTCTTTAAAAAATAGTTTTTGTTTTTTTTGACGCATTACGCACGACGCATAACGCATAACGCACAGCGCATAACGCACTTATTGAAAAGGATTTTGTTTAAATGACCAAGGTCAAGATATGCGGGATTACTAATTTAGATGATGCTCTGGCTGCAACCGAGTTAGGAGCAGACTTTTTGGGATTTGTTTTTAGCCAACAGAGCCCCCGGCAGATCAAGATTAAACAAGCAGTCAAGATCATCAGCTCGCTTCCCGGAAACGTATCTACGGTTGGATTGTTTGTCAACCAGCGAGGGCTGTTAGTCAAATTAGCTTCCCAAGAATGCGGTTTTAATTACCTGCAATTTCACGGAGATGAATCCCCGCATTATTGCCAGCAGATTAGAAAAGAAGTTAAGATTATCAAGGCGTTCAGGGTCAAGGACAAAGATAGCTTAAAAAATCTTGCTGATTATGATGTTGATATATATTTGCTGGATGCTTACAACAAAGACAACTTTGGGGGAAGCGGCAGCATGTTTAACTGGGACCTGGCAATTGAACCTAAGAAGATTGGCAAGCCGATCATTTTGGCTGGAGGCCTTACGCCTAAAAATGTAATAAAGGCCATAGAAAAAGTAAGGCCGTATGCAGTCGATGTTTCCAGCGGGATCGAGAAGGGCCCGGGCAGGAAGGACCACAAATTAATTAAGAAGTTTATTGAACAGGTTAGAAGCGCAGGTTAAGGAGGTCTGAACAGATGCAGCCGGATAAACAGGGTTATTTTGGCCGATTTGGCGGTAAGTTCATTCCTGAAACCCTGACTACTGTCTTAAAGGA
This DNA window, taken from Candidatus Omnitrophota bacterium, encodes the following:
- a CDS encoding phosphoribosylanthranilate isomerase, which translates into the protein MTKVKICGITNLDDALAATELGADFLGFVFSQQSPRQIKIKQAVKIISSLPGNVSTVGLFVNQRGLLVKLASQECGFNYLQFHGDESPHYCQQIRKEVKIIKAFRVKDKDSLKNLADYDVDIYLLDAYNKDNFGGSGSMFNWDLAIEPKKIGKPIILAGGLTPKNVIKAIEKVRPYAVDVSSGIEKGPGRKDHKLIKKFIEQVRSAG